The following are encoded together in the Proteiniphilum saccharofermentans genome:
- the carA gene encoding glutamine-hydrolyzing carbamoyl-phosphate synthase small subunit, whose protein sequence is MHRYKPVRLILENGMVFHGQSFGAEKATSGEVVFNTAMVGYPESLTDPSYEGQILTLTYPIIGNYGVPAYSETDGVSDFFESCRIHAYGLILQDYSDEYSHWNAVKSLGDWLKEEGVPGITGIDTRLLTKVLREKGSMLGKIMYAGDDEIDFYDPETENLVAKVSCSEVIEYGQGEKKVVLIDCGAKLNIVRELVKQGVRLIRVPWDYDFNRIDYDGVMISNGPGNPDHCGITVAHIREAMKKEKPIFGICMGNQLLSKAAGANIYKLKYGHRSHNQPVQKVGSSRCYITSQNHGYAVDESQLGAEWEPWFVNMNDGTNEGIRHKTKPFYSVQFHPEATGGPTDTRFFFEEFVKMI, encoded by the coding sequence ATGCACAGATACAAACCGGTGCGATTGATCCTTGAAAACGGGATGGTTTTTCATGGGCAATCTTTTGGAGCCGAAAAGGCAACATCGGGAGAGGTAGTTTTCAACACGGCAATGGTCGGTTATCCCGAAAGCCTGACAGACCCCTCCTACGAAGGACAAATTTTAACACTCACATATCCTATTATCGGAAATTACGGAGTTCCCGCATACAGCGAAACAGACGGAGTTTCCGATTTTTTTGAGTCCTGCCGTATCCATGCATACGGCCTGATCCTACAGGATTATTCGGATGAATATTCCCACTGGAATGCGGTGAAAAGTCTCGGCGACTGGCTCAAGGAAGAAGGGGTCCCCGGTATCACTGGAATAGATACCCGTCTGCTTACAAAGGTACTCCGGGAAAAAGGATCCATGCTGGGGAAGATAATGTATGCTGGGGACGATGAAATAGATTTTTATGACCCCGAGACTGAAAATTTGGTTGCCAAAGTCAGCTGCAGTGAAGTGATCGAATATGGGCAGGGTGAGAAGAAGGTGGTCCTGATCGATTGCGGTGCCAAACTGAATATCGTACGGGAACTGGTTAAGCAGGGAGTTCGTTTGATCCGTGTTCCATGGGACTACGATTTCAACAGGATCGACTACGATGGAGTGATGATTTCCAACGGCCCGGGAAACCCCGATCATTGCGGAATCACCGTCGCCCATATCCGTGAAGCAATGAAGAAAGAGAAACCCATCTTCGGGATCTGCATGGGGAACCAACTGCTGTCGAAAGCGGCCGGAGCCAATATCTACAAACTGAAATACGGGCACCGCAGTCATAACCAACCGGTACAAAAGGTGGGGAGTAGCCGTTGTTACATTACTTCCCAGAACCATGGCTATGCAGTGGACGAATCGCAGTTGGGTGCTGAGTGGGAACCCTGGTTCGTGAATATGAATGATGGTACCAACGAAGGAATCCGGCACAAAACAAAACCTTTCTATTCGGTGCAGTTCCATCCTGAGGCGACCGGTGGGCCGACCGATACCCGCTTTTTCTTTGAAGAGTTTGTGAAGATGATTTGA
- the carB gene encoding carbamoyl-phosphate synthase (glutamine-hydrolyzing) large subunit — MQDITPSSGEGRLKIKKALILGSGALKIGEAGEFDYSGSQALKALREEGVETILINPNIATVQTSEGSADKIYFLPVTPYFVEKVIEKERPDGILLAFGGQTALNCGVQLYTAGTLEKYNVAVLGTPVQSIMDTEDRDLFVKKLDQINVKTIQSYAVSTTKDALQAASRLGYPIIVRAAYALGGLGSGFCNDEEELKSLASKAFNYSDQLLVEKSLKGWKEVEYEVVRDRYDNCITVCNMENFDPLGIHTGESIVVAPSQTLTNSEYHKLRELSIRIVRHIGIVGECNVQYAFDPASEDYRVIEVNARLSRSSALASKATGYPLAFVAAKLALGYGLFDLKNSVTRSTSAFFEPALDYIVVKIPRWDLGKFSGVSKEIGSSMKSVGEIMAIGRTFEEAIQKGLRMTGLGMHGFVENKELKIDDIDKALREPTDQRIFVISKAFRKGYTIDQIHDLTKIDRWFLQKLYNIVKTAETLENYTDESIDPGKENNPGFDEILKTAKQQGFSDFQVARAIRKEKMKDDDFIQIREYRKKLGILPFVKQIDTLAAEYPAQTNYLYLTYNGSENDVHYLGDHRSVIVLGSGAYRIGSSVEFDWCSVNALNTVRKEGFRSVMINYNPETVSTDYDMCDRLYFDELSYERVMDIIELENPHGVILSVGGQIPNNLAVRLDQSGVNILGTGAKSIDNAEDRHKFSSMLDRLGIDQPRWKELTTLSDIHQFAEEVGFPLLVRPSYVLSGAAMNVCSNEKELEHFLTLATEVSAKYPVVVSEFVENAKEIEMDAVARNGELIVYAISEHVEFAGVHSGDATIQFPPQKIYVQTVRRIKQITREIARALQITGPFNIQFLAKDNAIKVIECNLRASRSFPFVSKVLKINFIDLATKVMLDIPVEKPEKSAFELDYVGIKAPQFSFTRLQKADPVLGVDMASTGEVGAIGTHFDDALLTSMLAVGYRIPEKNIMVSSGGSRSKVDLLDACRLLQQHGYNLYATGGTQKFLEENGVKSHYVAWPDEKGAELKVDEMIAQKKFDLIINIPKNLTERELTNGYKIRRGAIDYNIPLITNARLASAFIKAFCRISQDKIEIKHWGEYN; from the coding sequence ATGCAAGATATAACTCCCTCATCCGGAGAAGGGCGGCTGAAGATAAAAAAGGCGCTTATCCTTGGGTCCGGCGCACTTAAGATCGGTGAGGCAGGTGAGTTCGACTACTCCGGTTCGCAGGCACTGAAAGCATTGCGGGAAGAGGGTGTAGAGACCATCCTGATCAATCCGAATATAGCCACAGTGCAGACTTCGGAAGGATCAGCCGATAAGATATATTTCCTGCCGGTAACGCCTTATTTTGTAGAGAAGGTAATCGAAAAAGAACGGCCCGATGGTATCCTGCTGGCTTTCGGAGGGCAGACCGCGCTGAACTGTGGTGTACAGTTATATACTGCAGGTACGCTTGAAAAATATAATGTCGCTGTGCTGGGAACGCCGGTACAGTCGATTATGGATACCGAAGACCGCGATCTGTTCGTGAAAAAACTCGACCAGATCAACGTGAAAACTATCCAAAGCTATGCTGTCTCTACAACCAAAGATGCTTTACAGGCTGCAAGCCGACTGGGTTATCCCATCATTGTACGTGCCGCTTATGCGCTTGGGGGATTGGGTTCAGGTTTCTGTAACGATGAAGAAGAACTGAAATCGCTGGCCTCCAAAGCATTCAACTACTCCGACCAACTTCTGGTGGAGAAATCCCTTAAAGGGTGGAAAGAGGTCGAATATGAAGTGGTGCGTGACCGGTACGATAACTGTATCACCGTCTGTAACATGGAGAACTTCGACCCGCTCGGCATACATACCGGCGAGAGTATTGTGGTGGCTCCCTCGCAAACGCTGACCAATTCCGAGTATCACAAGTTAAGGGAACTCTCGATCAGGATTGTCCGTCATATCGGTATCGTGGGAGAATGTAACGTGCAGTACGCTTTCGATCCCGCCTCTGAAGACTACCGGGTGATCGAGGTCAATGCCCGCCTGAGCCGTTCGTCGGCACTGGCATCCAAGGCGACCGGCTATCCGCTGGCATTCGTCGCGGCCAAACTCGCTTTAGGATATGGCCTGTTCGACCTGAAGAATTCGGTGACCCGGTCGACCAGTGCCTTCTTTGAACCGGCACTCGATTATATCGTCGTGAAAATACCCCGCTGGGATCTGGGAAAATTCAGCGGAGTTTCCAAAGAGATCGGTTCCTCGATGAAATCGGTCGGTGAGATCATGGCGATCGGCCGCACCTTTGAAGAAGCCATACAAAAAGGGCTTCGCATGACCGGTTTAGGAATGCATGGCTTTGTGGAGAACAAGGAACTGAAGATCGACGATATAGACAAAGCGCTCCGGGAGCCGACCGACCAGCGCATCTTCGTCATCAGCAAGGCATTTAGAAAAGGATATACTATCGACCAGATCCATGACCTGACAAAAATAGACCGCTGGTTCCTGCAGAAACTGTATAATATCGTAAAGACTGCGGAAACATTGGAAAATTATACGGACGAATCAATTGATCCTGGAAAAGAAAATAATCCCGGGTTCGATGAGATACTGAAAACAGCCAAACAACAGGGATTTTCCGATTTTCAGGTGGCACGGGCTATCCGGAAGGAAAAAATGAAAGATGATGATTTCATTCAAATACGTGAATACCGGAAAAAACTGGGTATCCTGCCATTTGTGAAACAGATAGATACACTTGCCGCGGAATATCCCGCCCAGACTAATTACCTCTATCTCACTTATAACGGATCGGAAAATGATGTACATTATCTGGGGGATCACCGCTCGGTCATCGTGCTTGGATCGGGTGCTTATCGTATCGGTTCATCGGTGGAATTCGACTGGTGCTCGGTCAATGCGTTGAACACAGTCCGTAAGGAAGGGTTCCGCTCTGTGATGATCAACTACAATCCCGAAACGGTGTCGACCGATTATGATATGTGCGACCGGCTTTACTTCGATGAGTTGTCATACGAGCGGGTAATGGATATCATCGAACTGGAGAATCCGCATGGTGTCATCCTCTCCGTGGGAGGACAGATCCCCAATAACCTGGCAGTAAGGTTGGATCAGTCGGGTGTGAATATTCTGGGTACGGGTGCCAAAAGTATCGACAATGCAGAAGACCGGCACAAGTTCTCTTCCATGCTTGACAGGTTGGGTATCGACCAGCCGCGCTGGAAAGAACTCACCACCCTCAGTGATATCCATCAATTTGCCGAAGAAGTGGGATTTCCGCTACTGGTACGCCCTTCCTATGTCCTTTCGGGAGCAGCCATGAATGTTTGTTCCAACGAAAAGGAACTGGAACATTTCCTTACACTGGCAACTGAAGTATCGGCCAAATACCCGGTGGTAGTATCGGAGTTTGTCGAAAATGCCAAGGAGATAGAAATGGATGCGGTAGCACGCAACGGCGAACTGATCGTCTATGCCATCTCCGAACATGTGGAATTTGCAGGTGTACACTCCGGCGATGCCACCATTCAGTTCCCGCCGCAGAAAATTTATGTGCAAACGGTAAGGAGAATTAAACAGATCACGCGGGAGATTGCACGAGCCCTGCAAATTACCGGACCGTTCAATATTCAGTTCCTGGCCAAGGATAACGCCATCAAGGTGATCGAGTGTAACCTGAGGGCGTCAAGATCATTTCCTTTTGTATCCAAGGTATTGAAAATTAACTTTATAGATCTCGCAACGAAAGTGATGCTTGATATTCCGGTGGAGAAACCGGAAAAATCGGCGTTCGAACTCGATTATGTGGGTATCAAAGCACCTCAGTTCTCTTTTACCCGGCTACAGAAAGCTGACCCCGTATTGGGAGTGGATATGGCTTCCACGGGAGAAGTAGGAGCTATCGGAACCCATTTTGATGATGCGTTACTTACTTCTATGCTGGCAGTAGGCTACCGTATTCCGGAGAAAAATATCATGGTTTCTTCAGGAGGATCCCGCTCGAAAGTCGACTTGCTGGATGCCTGCCGTCTTTTGCAACAACACGGTTACAACCTGTATGCTACCGGTGGGACGCAGAAATTCCTGGAGGAGAACGGTGTCAAAAGCCATTATGTAGCCTGGCCCGATGAGAAAGGAGCGGAACTGAAGGTGGATGAGATGATCGCCCAAAAGAAATTCGACCTGATCATTAATATTCCTAAAAATCTTACCGAGAGGGAGTTGACAAACGGATATAAGATCCGCCGCGGGGCCATAGATTACAATATCCCGCTTATTACTAATGCCCGCCTGGCAAGTGCCTTTATCAAAGCCTTCTGTAGAATATCGCAGGATAAAATAGAAATCAAACATTGGGGAGAGTATAATTAA
- the carB gene encoding carbamoyl-phosphate synthase (glutamine-hydrolyzing) large subunit — protein MDKSIKKVILLGSGALKIGQAGEFDYSGSQALKAMREEGIETVLINPNIATIQTSEGVADRVYFLPITPYFVEKVIRKEQPDGILLAFGGQTALNCGAELYQSGILDKYGVRVLGTSVEAIMITEDRDLFVKKLDEIDAKTPASRAVENLEDALATAREMGFPIMVRSAYALGGQGSGICTNQEEFVELCKSALSFSNQILVEESLKGWKEIEFEVIRDKNDHCFTVVPMENFDPLGIHTGESIVVAPIITLSKEQIAMLEDIAQRVVRHIGIVGECNIQYAFNAETNDYRIIEINARLSRSSALASKASGYPLAFVAAKLALGYTLDQIGEMGTPNSAYVAPKVDYMIVKIPRWDLNKFYGVSHEIGSSMKSVGEIMSIGQSFEEIIQKGLRMIGQGMHGFVGNREMTFDNVEDALSKPTDMRIFAIADAFEKGYSVQQIEELTKIDPWFLERLENIYNYSKVLETYNKIEDLSEDVLKKAKRLGFSDFQIARFVEDPQSTVEDELIRVRNHRKSLQITPIVRRINTVASENPDKTNYLYFTYDSDKAFTPGKSEKESVIVLGSGAYRIGSSVEFDWCSVNAVQTARELGYESVMINYNPETVSTDYDMCDRLYFDELSFERVLDVIDIEIPKGVIVSVGGQIPNNLAMKLYRQNVSILGTSPLSIDRAENRHKFSSMLDELGIDQPRWKEMTSFEEIDAFIDEVGFPVLIRPSYVLSGAAMNVCYDKEQMHAFLKMAANVSKEYPVVVSSFLQNAKEIEFDAVAREGEVVEYAISEHVEFAGVHSGDATLVFPAQKIYFETMRRVKKISKRIAKELNISGPFNIQYLAKNNEIKVIECNLRASRSFPFVSKVLKHNFIDTATRIMLDAPFSKPDSSVFDLEYIGVKASQFSFSRLQNTDPVLGVDMSSTGEVGCIGEDFSDAILKSMLSVGYKIPQKGILISSGEMKSKVDLLEACKLLGEKGYDLYASHGTQKFLEENGIKATDVNWPDEDGENNIRQMIVDKRFDLIINIPKNVTKRELTNGYIIRRGAVDFNIPLITNARLASAFITAFCNLDQDDLEIRSWNEY, from the coding sequence ATGGACAAATCAATTAAAAAAGTTATTTTATTGGGTTCCGGCGCCCTGAAGATCGGACAAGCGGGAGAATTTGATTATTCCGGTTCGCAGGCTTTGAAAGCAATGCGTGAAGAGGGAATAGAAACAGTGTTGATCAATCCGAATATTGCTACCATCCAGACGTCGGAAGGTGTGGCTGACAGGGTTTACTTCCTGCCAATCACTCCCTATTTCGTAGAGAAGGTAATCCGGAAAGAGCAACCGGATGGTATCCTTCTGGCTTTTGGCGGGCAGACGGCACTGAACTGTGGCGCCGAACTATACCAAAGCGGAATACTCGATAAATATGGCGTACGTGTATTGGGAACGTCGGTAGAGGCGATCATGATCACAGAGGACAGGGATTTGTTTGTGAAGAAATTGGATGAGATCGATGCCAAAACACCTGCATCGAGAGCGGTAGAAAACCTGGAAGATGCTTTGGCTACAGCACGTGAGATGGGATTTCCTATTATGGTGCGTTCGGCATATGCATTAGGCGGACAAGGTTCGGGTATCTGCACGAATCAGGAGGAGTTTGTAGAGCTATGCAAGAGTGCCCTCTCTTTCTCTAACCAGATACTGGTAGAGGAAAGCCTGAAAGGGTGGAAAGAAATTGAGTTTGAAGTGATCCGTGACAAGAACGACCACTGCTTCACGGTCGTACCGATGGAAAACTTCGACCCGCTGGGTATCCATACCGGTGAAAGCATTGTGGTGGCACCCATCATCACACTCAGCAAAGAGCAGATTGCCATGCTCGAAGATATCGCACAGCGTGTGGTACGCCATATCGGCATCGTGGGAGAATGCAATATCCAGTATGCTTTCAATGCGGAGACCAACGATTACCGTATTATCGAGATCAATGCCCGTCTGAGCCGCTCATCTGCCCTCGCTTCCAAAGCATCGGGATATCCCCTGGCTTTTGTGGCGGCAAAACTGGCGTTGGGGTATACGCTCGACCAGATAGGGGAGATGGGAACGCCCAACTCCGCCTATGTAGCTCCAAAGGTAGACTATATGATCGTGAAGATCCCTCGTTGGGACCTCAATAAATTCTACGGCGTCAGCCACGAGATCGGCTCCTCCATGAAATCGGTCGGTGAGATCATGTCCATCGGACAATCGTTCGAAGAGATCATCCAAAAGGGATTACGTATGATCGGGCAGGGGATGCATGGCTTCGTGGGAAACAGGGAGATGACCTTCGACAATGTGGAGGATGCGCTCTCAAAGCCGACCGACATGCGTATCTTTGCTATTGCCGATGCTTTTGAAAAAGGATATTCAGTGCAACAAATTGAGGAATTGACCAAAATAGATCCGTGGTTCCTGGAGAGGCTGGAAAATATTTATAATTATTCAAAAGTCCTTGAGACCTATAATAAGATTGAAGATTTGTCGGAAGATGTACTCAAAAAAGCAAAGCGCCTTGGCTTTTCCGATTTCCAGATCGCACGGTTTGTAGAAGATCCCCAAAGTACGGTAGAGGATGAACTGATCAGGGTACGTAACCATAGGAAGTCTTTACAGATTACACCCATTGTACGCCGCATTAACACGGTTGCTTCCGAAAATCCGGATAAGACCAATTATTTATATTTTACGTATGATTCAGATAAAGCTTTTACACCCGGTAAAAGTGAAAAAGAGTCCGTCATTGTGCTGGGGTCCGGTGCTTACCGCATCGGTTCGTCGGTAGAATTCGACTGGTGCTCGGTCAATGCGGTGCAGACCGCCCGTGAACTGGGATATGAATCGGTAATGATCAACTATAACCCCGAGACGGTATCGACCGATTACGATATGTGTGACCGGCTCTATTTCGACGAACTGTCGTTCGAGCGTGTACTTGACGTGATCGATATAGAAATTCCAAAAGGGGTAATCGTTTCGGTAGGGGGACAGATCCCCAACAACCTCGCCATGAAGTTGTACCGGCAGAATGTATCCATCCTGGGAACCTCTCCCTTGTCGATCGACCGGGCCGAGAACCGCCATAAGTTTTCCTCCATGCTCGATGAATTGGGAATCGACCAGCCCCGCTGGAAAGAGATGACCAGCTTCGAAGAGATCGATGCTTTTATCGACGAAGTGGGCTTCCCCGTATTGATCCGTCCTTCTTATGTGCTTTCGGGGGCTGCCATGAACGTTTGTTACGATAAGGAACAGATGCATGCTTTCCTGAAAATGGCGGCCAATGTATCGAAAGAGTATCCCGTAGTAGTCTCTTCCTTCCTGCAGAATGCCAAGGAGATTGAATTCGATGCGGTAGCCCGTGAGGGAGAAGTGGTAGAATATGCCATTTCGGAACATGTGGAATTTGCCGGTGTCCATTCGGGTGATGCTACCCTGGTGTTCCCTGCGCAGAAGATTTATTTCGAAACCATGCGCCGCGTGAAGAAAATATCGAAACGCATAGCGAAAGAGTTGAATATCAGCGGACCGTTCAATATCCAGTATCTGGCAAAAAACAACGAGATCAAGGTGATTGAATGTAACCTGCGGGCATCGCGCTCTTTCCCCTTTGTCTCCAAAGTATTGAAACATAATTTTATTGATACCGCAACCCGCATCATGTTGGATGCGCCTTTCAGCAAACCCGACAGCTCGGTCTTCGACCTGGAATATATCGGAGTAAAAGCGTCGCAGTTCTCTTTCTCCCGTCTGCAAAATACTGATCCGGTACTGGGAGTGGATATGTCCTCCACCGGTGAAGTGGGATGTATCGGGGAAGATTTCTCGGATGCGATCCTCAAGTCGATGCTCTCGGTAGGATACAAAATACCCCAAAAAGGTATCCTGATTTCTTCGGGAGAGATGAAGTCGAAAGTCGACCTGCTGGAGGCATGCAAGCTATTGGGTGAGAAAGGCTATGATCTCTATGCCAGCCACGGTACGCAGAAGTTCCTGGAGGAGAACGGCATTAAGGCGACCGATGTGAACTGGCCGGACGAAGATGGGGAAAACAATATCAGGCAGATGATTGTCGACAAGCGGTTCGACCTGATCATCAATATTCCCAAAAACGTCACGAAACGGGAACTTACCAACGGATATATTATCCGCCGCGGTGCGGTCGATTTTAATATCCCGCTTATCACCAATGCCCGACTTGCCAGCGCTTTTATCACGGCCTTCTGCAATTTGGATCAGGATGATCTTGAGATCAGGAGCTGGAACGAATATTAG
- a CDS encoding AMP-binding protein produces MNQNTFLGLIEQSIRNHWEMPAMTDFQGKTFYYKDFAREIDQLHDYFRTAGIQRGDKISICGKNSARWVISFFATLSYGAVAVSILHEFDKASVQFIVDHSDSKMLFVDDTIWNEIDEKTIPKVETVFSLENYLLLKSSSDELKQFDADTPDYFDKKYGKGFFVNDIVFRTDKPEELAVINYTSGTTNSPKGVMLPYRSLWSNTRFAIDNLPFIESGDKIVCMLPIAHAYGLAFEILNTISLGCHIHFLGKTPSPQVLLEMFSKVKPKLVLAVPLIIEKIVNRSVLPKLQQGAAKTLVKVPLLNSVVYSKVRASMIKFFGGELVEVVIGGAALNPDVEKFLRKIRFPYTVGYGMTECGPLISYAYWTKYKERSSGKVVDRMEVKVDSGDPQNIVGEILTRGSNVMLGYYKNEEATKQTFTEDGWLKTGDLGTIDSDDFIFIKGRNKNMILGSSGQNIYPEEIEEKINSSPFVKESLAISEDQKIIALLVPDKDILKENGFTDQDMNTLFQQVIAEVNSQLPSYSKITSFRIREEEFEKTPKRSIRRFKYV; encoded by the coding sequence ATGAATCAAAACACCTTTCTGGGCTTGATTGAACAAAGTATTCGCAATCACTGGGAAATGCCGGCTATGACCGACTTCCAGGGTAAGACTTTTTATTATAAAGATTTTGCCCGCGAGATAGACCAGCTGCATGACTATTTTAGAACTGCCGGCATTCAACGAGGTGACAAAATTTCGATATGCGGTAAAAATTCTGCAAGATGGGTTATTTCCTTTTTTGCCACACTCTCCTATGGTGCTGTCGCAGTGAGTATCCTTCATGAATTCGACAAGGCCAGCGTGCAATTCATCGTAGATCATTCCGATTCAAAAATGTTATTTGTCGACGACACCATTTGGAACGAAATCGATGAGAAAACCATACCAAAAGTTGAAACTGTTTTTTCCCTTGAAAACTATTTGTTGCTGAAATCATCTTCCGACGAATTGAAACAGTTCGATGCAGACACGCCGGACTATTTCGATAAAAAATATGGAAAAGGATTTTTCGTGAACGATATTGTTTTCCGTACCGATAAACCGGAAGAGCTGGCCGTAATCAATTACACTTCTGGCACTACCAATAGTCCCAAAGGGGTAATGCTTCCCTACAGGAGCCTTTGGTCAAATACCAGATTCGCAATCGACAACCTGCCATTTATCGAATCGGGAGATAAAATAGTCTGTATGCTCCCGATAGCACATGCCTACGGCCTGGCTTTCGAAATACTCAATACCATCTCCCTGGGTTGTCATATTCATTTTCTGGGAAAGACTCCTTCTCCTCAGGTACTACTCGAGATGTTTTCGAAGGTGAAGCCCAAATTGGTATTGGCAGTTCCTCTTATCATAGAGAAAATTGTCAACCGGAGTGTACTTCCGAAACTGCAGCAGGGAGCGGCAAAAACCCTTGTCAAAGTCCCCCTGTTAAACAGTGTCGTATATAGTAAGGTACGAGCCTCAATGATCAAGTTCTTCGGCGGAGAGCTGGTTGAAGTGGTAATCGGCGGTGCAGCACTTAATCCCGATGTAGAGAAGTTTTTAAGGAAAATCAGATTCCCTTACACTGTGGGATACGGGATGACCGAATGTGGCCCATTGATCTCTTACGCCTACTGGACTAAGTATAAAGAACGTTCCAGTGGAAAAGTCGTGGACAGGATGGAGGTGAAGGTCGATTCGGGCGACCCGCAAAATATCGTAGGTGAAATATTGACCCGCGGTAGTAACGTAATGCTGGGATATTATAAAAACGAAGAGGCTACAAAACAAACCTTTACCGAAGATGGCTGGTTAAAAACCGGAGATTTGGGAACCATAGACAGCGACGATTTCATCTTTATCAAAGGTCGAAATAAAAATATGATACTGGGATCTTCCGGGCAGAATATCTATCCCGAAGAGATTGAAGAGAAGATCAACAGTTCTCCGTTTGTAAAAGAATCACTGGCTATCAGTGAAGACCAAAAGATCATCGCCCTGCTCGTACCCGACAAGGATATCCTGAAGGAAAATGGTTTTACAGACCAGGATATGAATACCTTGTTCCAGCAGGTGATTGCAGAGGTAAACAGCCAATTGCCTTCGTACAGTAAGATCACCTCCTTCCGGATTCGGGAAGAGGAGTTCGAAAAAACACCTAAACGAAGTATCCGTCGATTCAAATATGTTTAG
- a CDS encoding DoxX family protein: MQSIHYSKLQRYALFILRVLIGWYFLYEGLAKVFTPNWSAFGYLMDSKGMFASFFVRLAENPASLEAVNLINIWGLTIVGLMLVLGLFTNIGYIGAMIFLLLYYLSHPPLLFAEYILPAEGSYLWVDKNLILLVTVAVLMLFPASRAISFDSLLFRKSR, translated from the coding sequence ATGCAATCAATACATTATAGCAAATTACAACGATACGCGCTGTTTATTCTACGTGTTCTGATAGGATGGTATTTTTTATATGAGGGTTTGGCAAAGGTATTTACCCCGAACTGGTCGGCATTTGGCTACCTGATGGATTCAAAAGGTATGTTTGCGTCGTTTTTCGTGCGGCTTGCAGAAAATCCGGCGTCGCTTGAAGCTGTTAATCTTATCAATATCTGGGGATTGACAATCGTTGGCTTGATGTTGGTTTTAGGGCTTTTTACGAATATCGGCTATATAGGAGCCATGATCTTTTTGCTGCTCTACTACCTCTCACACCCTCCTTTATTATTTGCAGAATATATTCTGCCCGCCGAAGGATCTTATCTATGGGTTGATAAGAATCTGATTTTATTGGTGACAGTAGCGGTATTGATGCTGTTTCCGGCCTCCAGGGCTATTAGTTTTGACAGCTTACTATTTCGTAAAAGTAGGTAG